AATCCTCGGAAGCAACTCTAGTGATAAAGCTGAAATCTTATTACTATCAATAATCCTGAGAAGCTGCTTATTACCGTATGGGTTCAGAAGACCAAGAAGAACAGCGCCTTCCTTTAATTTAGTTAAATTCTCCTCAGATGGAGTTTGAACACAAAATATTAAGTCCGCTTCACCCCAAATTTTATGATCTAAGTTATTTATTATTATTCCGCCCGATTCTTCATATGATAAGTCACTAAATCCTGATAATTTTCCAGCTGAACTTTCAATATAAACATCACATCCAAGGCCTTTTAATTTCTTTACCGCTTCTGGTGTAGCTGAAACTCTCCTTTCACCAGAGCTTTTTTCGGAAGGAATAAGTATCTTTGTCAATTTATTGATTTTTTTAACATACTAAATATAAATTGAAGAAAGTCAAAAGTCTTGGATTTTTGTTAAAAATATATTTTCTTTTCTATAAAAAATAGCTATCTAGAATATATAGGTACTAAATAATCCAATGAGTATAAAAGCAATCGAATGTCCTGATGGAGTATGTCACAGTCATCATGGTGGTCATGCTGTTCCCAGACAAGCTATGCAGAAAAATCTAGAAAAGCATGGTAAAGACTGGTGCGAGAAATTAGCAGAGCGAATTTATGAAATGTCAGTTGATACTTATTCGCAGACAGTCATGCCCAGTCTTCACTCGGCAGGTTGGCAAAGAAGACATTTAGATTGGGAATTCAAGCTTGCAGAAAATGATTCTGAACCTGATGAGGCTCTAGTTGAAGGAATTATCAATGCCACAGAAAGCTTCTTAAGAAGTAGTGAGGTGCATCGATTATTTATTCAAGAATTAGTCCAGGGTACATTTGAAGAAGCAAATGACAAAAAAATAATTTCTAAAGCAATAAAATCTATTATTGAAGAAGAAATTGTTACTACGCTAAGAGAAAAGAAAGAAACTCTTTTGAAGAAAATATCTGCAAAATTAGTATCAGAAGAAAAAGTTAGCGAGGAACTTGCAATAAATTCAGCTAAAGAGGGTTTTGAGGAAGTCGAAAGGCTACTTGCAAATCACAGCGAAGCAGTTTAACCTCAATTCTTTATATTTTCTTCATAGTTGGCGCAAAAATCCGCTCAAATATAAATTAAATATTAAATTACTGTTTGAAAGTACAAAGTTGTAACTTATTAGACATTTGATATGTTCTTTGATGTGTTTACCTATATAGAACACCTTAAGTTTCAATGGAAAATTTCATTAGAAAAAGGATCGATATTGCAACCTGTTGGGCTACCAATAGGATTTCTGTAATGGATACTTTAGAAAAATATGAAGATAGTTATGCAATCGCAGAAGAATTTAGAGAGTGGATACTACATATAGGAGAAAAGAATGAAAATTTAAGAGATTCTGTTTTAAACTTCCCAAAGGAATTAAAAGAATTATTAGACCAAAAAGTAAACGACTAAATAATAAATTCATCGTGTAAAATCCGATCTTCATTATTCCGTCTTATTTATTATTATTAATAATGATACTTGTAAATAAATGGAAAATAACGAGAAGACTTCAAACGTAGAAAATGTTGTAATTATAGGTTCCGGGCCTGCGGGTTTTACAGCTGCGATATATGCAGCACGAGCAAATCTACAACCTTTGCTTGTAACCGGATTTAATTCAGGTGGTATTCCTGGTGGACAATTAATGACCACAACATTTGTTGAAAATTATCCAGGTTTCCCCGATGGAGTATTAGGTCCTGAATTGATGGACCTAATGAAGGCCCAAGCAGAAAGATGGGGGACAAATCTATATGAAAGTGATGTTGTCTCAATTAATACTGATTTACATCCATTTGAATTAAAAACTTTAGAAGGGACTATAAAAGCAAACTCAATTATTATTGCGACTGGAGCAAGTGCAAATAGATTAGGCGTAATAAATGAAGATAAATTCTGGAGTAAGGGAATAAGTGCTTGTGCAATTTGTGATGGGGCAACTCCACAATTTAGAGATGAAGAACTAGCTGTTATAGGAGGAGGAGACTCTGCATGTGAAGAAGCAGCATATCTCACAAAGTATGGAAGCAAAGTGCATTTGATTGTTAGATCAGAGAAATTAAGAGCTAGCGCAGCAATGGTAGATAGAGTAAAAGCTAATCCAAAGATAGAAATCCATTGGAATACAAAAGTTGATAAAGCTAATGGGTCTGAATGGCTTGAGAAAATAGAAACTATTCATTCTCAAGAAGGTAAAGGGGAGATCAATATAAAAGGTCTTTTTTATGCAATAGGGCACACCCCAAATACTAATTTCTTAGGCAATAAAATTGATTTAGATAACAAAGGATATATTGCTTGCAAATCAGGAAGGCCAGAAACATCTGTTGAAGGCATTTTTGCGGCAGGTGATGTTGTTGATTCTGAGTGGAGACAAGGAGTTACCGCTGCAGGAACTGGATGCATGGCAGCATTAGCTACAGAAAGGTGGTTAGCAGAGAAAAACTTAGCAAAAACTATAGTCAGAGAAACACCCGAACCAGAAAAAAAACTTAATTCATTAGATTTTAATGAAGAAGAAGTTAATGAAGATACTTTCGATTCAAATTCTGAATGGCAAAAAGGCAGTTATGCATTGAGGAAACTTTATCACGAGAGCAAAAAACCTATCTTAGTAATTTTTAGTTCCCCAAGCTGTGGCCCATGTCATGTTTTGAAACCTCAGTTAAAAAGAGTAATTAAAGAACTTGATGGTGCAGTTCTTGGCGTTGAAATAGATATTGATAAAGATCAAGATATTGCAAAACAAGCTGGTATTAACGGCACACCAACAGTTCAACTTTTTAAAGAAAAATTATTAAAAAAACAATGGCAAGGTGTTAAACAAAGAAGTGAGTTTAAAGAAGCGATAAAAAATATTATCTAAAGTAACTTTTTATTTATTATTTCTCTTGGGATTATTTTTATTAGTAGTAGGTCTAGCACCACCTGCATTCCTCTCTCGATAAGTTATCCTCCCTCTAGAAAGATCATAAGGACTTATCTCAACTAACACTTTATCTCCAGCTAATAATTTAATTCTAAATTTAGTCAATTTACCTGCAGCTCTACATAAACATTGATGTCCTTCAGGTTGTTCTAAGGTAACCAAATAAAATCCATTACCCTGCTCTTTTTCTATTACACCTGAAGTTTCAATCATTAATTAATCTTTTACTAAGTACATCTTATCAGAAAAAGATTGGCCAAAATTGATTTAAAAAAAAATTTGATCCGTAAAAATATGAAATTCAATTCAAATTGAAAATTTAATTTCATTAATTATTTGAAGTTGACCATAGTAAAAATTTGCTTTCGCAATTTTTTCAGAATCTTCTAATTGATCAAAAAAAACAAACCCAAGGCTTTCCCATAATGAAGATCCGCAAACATTATTCAATTCATTTTTTGCTTCTTTTGCAAAATTATCTAGTTTTCGTTCAAGATTTTTAGACTTAGAAACAGACATAATCAAAAATATTAACATAGTACAAATATACTATGTAAGTCTAAAATTGCAATATTAAAAAGGTAATCTCTTTTTTTCTTCAATATTAAGATCTGCTTCCATCTCCCTTAATCTTTTAAGTATTTGTTGGTAGTAATCCTTGATATAACTCTCTAGTGAGGTCATATCTTCTTTTTTAAGTTCCAATATTTCGTAAGTTTTGCTCATGTCAGCATCTAATGTTTCACCACTACTAGTTACTTCAGCAAAAGCCAATCGCTCAGCGACATTAAGAGAATCTTGGAAAAAGGAAACTACTTTTTGAGTGAAATTAATTATGAAAGGGGAAACTCTAAAAATTTTCGCCTTTTTTTCACTAAATTTTTCACATAAAGATATAACTTCATTTGAATCCCATGCTTTGGGACCTACTAATGGCAATGATGTTCTGTGAGTTTTTGGATTATTTATTGCTGCTACAACAACTTTCGCCATATCTTGAGTATTCATATAAGCAATTTTAGTTGGTGTCCCACTCATCCATACTGCTTGACTATCCAAAATTGGGATGGCGAATTGACCAATAACTCCTTGCATAAAAGCTGCGCATTTGAAGATTGTATAGTCCAAAGCCGATTTCTCAAGAA
Above is a window of Prochlorococcus marinus XMU1406 DNA encoding:
- the trxB gene encoding thioredoxin-disulfide reductase encodes the protein MENNEKTSNVENVVIIGSGPAGFTAAIYAARANLQPLLVTGFNSGGIPGGQLMTTTFVENYPGFPDGVLGPELMDLMKAQAERWGTNLYESDVVSINTDLHPFELKTLEGTIKANSIIIATGASANRLGVINEDKFWSKGISACAICDGATPQFRDEELAVIGGGDSACEEAAYLTKYGSKVHLIVRSEKLRASAAMVDRVKANPKIEIHWNTKVDKANGSEWLEKIETIHSQEGKGEINIKGLFYAIGHTPNTNFLGNKIDLDNKGYIACKSGRPETSVEGIFAAGDVVDSEWRQGVTAAGTGCMAALATERWLAEKNLAKTIVRETPEPEKKLNSLDFNEEEVNEDTFDSNSEWQKGSYALRKLYHESKKPILVIFSSPSCGPCHVLKPQLKRVIKELDGAVLGVEIDIDKDQDIAKQAGINGTPTVQLFKEKLLKKQWQGVKQRSEFKEAIKNII
- the infA gene encoding translation initiation factor IF-1; the protein is MIETSGVIEKEQGNGFYLVTLEQPEGHQCLCRAAGKLTKFRIKLLAGDKVLVEISPYDLSRGRITYRERNAGGARPTTNKNNPKRNNK
- a CDS encoding EF-1 guanine nucleotide exchange domain-containing protein; protein product: MSIKAIECPDGVCHSHHGGHAVPRQAMQKNLEKHGKDWCEKLAERIYEMSVDTYSQTVMPSLHSAGWQRRHLDWEFKLAENDSEPDEALVEGIINATESFLRSSEVHRLFIQELVQGTFEEANDKKIISKAIKSIIEEEIVTTLREKKETLLKKISAKLVSEEKVSEELAINSAKEGFEEVERLLANHSEAV
- a CDS encoding NAD(P)H-binding protein, yielding MKILLVGATGTLGRQIAKQAIENGHEVRCFVRNPRKASFLQEWGCELTKGNLLSSSDIEYALQDIEVVIDAATSRPDDPKSIYEIDWDGKLNLFNACESTNVKRVIFLSILLTEKFRNVPLMDIKFCTEKLLEKSALDYTIFKCAAFMQGVIGQFAIPILDSQAVWMSGTPTKIAYMNTQDMAKVVVAAINNPKTHRTSLPLVGPKAWDSNEVISLCEKFSEKKAKIFRVSPFIINFTQKVVSFFQDSLNVAERLAFAEVTSSGETLDADMSKTYEILELKKEDMTSLESYIKDYYQQILKRLREMEADLNIEEKKRLPF